The following coding sequences lie in one Halogeometricum rufum genomic window:
- a CDS encoding DUF2103 domain-containing protein: MDCGRCGTPLEKPGDYCLTCNTANCDTVVAAFERDRAELTMLDGEEVVGTTTVTTIPEEDDEAMVVELRNFAGLVADEIRRKRPEEVYAAGDRDVLRETRAQLHHEFYRVAGEEPVRRVLERRGERSLEVVETPPREKMGGTHSTLIGDREGRRAIGVVADHPHVKKIIPGPIDAGGMGSQKSLRAKVTRADRNGNVRLLLRDGSSVQENRIVTTAMDTETGEFVRDDLNEALREAELQE, from the coding sequence ATGGACTGCGGGCGGTGCGGCACGCCGTTGGAGAAGCCGGGAGACTACTGTCTGACGTGCAACACCGCCAACTGCGACACCGTCGTCGCCGCCTTCGAACGCGACAGAGCGGAACTGACGATGCTGGACGGCGAGGAGGTGGTGGGGACGACGACGGTGACGACCATCCCCGAAGAGGACGACGAGGCGATGGTGGTCGAACTCCGGAACTTCGCCGGCCTCGTCGCCGACGAGATTCGACGGAAGCGACCCGAGGAGGTGTACGCCGCGGGCGACAGAGACGTGCTCAGGGAGACGCGCGCGCAGTTGCACCACGAGTTCTACCGCGTCGCCGGCGAGGAGCCCGTCAGACGCGTCCTCGAACGGCGCGGCGAACGCTCGCTGGAAGTCGTGGAGACGCCGCCGAGAGAGAAGATGGGCGGGACGCACTCGACGCTCATCGGCGACCGAGAGGGCAGGCGCGCCATCGGCGTCGTCGCCGACCACCCGCACGTGAAGAAGATAATCCCGGGCCCCATCGACGCCGGCGGGATGGGGTCGCAGAAGAGCCTCCGCGCGAAGGTGACGCGCGCGGACCGCAACGGCAACGTCCGCCTCCTCCTGCGCGACGGGTCGAGCGTCCAGGAGAACCGCATCGTCACCACCGCGATGGACACCGAGACGGGCGAGTTCGTCCGCGACGACCTGAACGAGGCGTTGCGCGAGGCGGAGTTGCAGGAGTGA
- the truD gene encoding tRNA pseudouridine(13) synthase TruD — MRDAHSLERRVGIDHYVSDAEGTGGRLRVAPEDFRVREVEAMDSVDVDEDPGDYPNLLLRVTLRGWDTNDFARRLSDALGVSRERVAWAGTKDKYAVTTQLFSVRDVSPEAVPDISDADVEVVGRIGRDLGFGDLAGNDFDVRVRDADAPENAAAVTAELGAFLTGEEPVGGEGDADGDTATDGPVPVAVPNYFGHQRFGSRRPVTHEVGLHVVRGEWREAVLSYVGNPADAEPEGTQAARRFVDEQADSPDPDWHAALDEMPHRLRYERSMLHRLADEGDETDDDWRHALEAVPRNLQRLFVNAAQSYAFNRILSERLERGLPLTRPVEGDVVCFADRDAPERLSRADPDRTQVATGRRVEVMARHCERGRAFVTAPLVGTDTELAEGEAGEVERAVLDELDLAPSDFDLPGEFDSSGTRRAVLLRTDVETAVDADDDAYELSFSLPSGSYATVLLREYLKTTPQDL, encoded by the coding sequence ATGCGCGACGCACACTCACTCGAACGGCGCGTCGGTATCGACCACTACGTCAGCGACGCGGAGGGGACGGGCGGCCGCCTCCGGGTCGCCCCGGAGGACTTCCGGGTGCGCGAGGTGGAGGCGATGGACTCCGTCGACGTGGACGAAGACCCCGGCGACTACCCGAACCTGCTCCTCCGCGTGACGCTCCGCGGGTGGGACACGAACGACTTCGCGCGCCGCCTCTCGGACGCCCTCGGCGTCAGCAGAGAGCGCGTCGCGTGGGCCGGCACGAAGGACAAGTACGCCGTCACGACGCAGTTGTTCTCGGTGCGCGACGTCTCGCCCGAGGCCGTCCCCGACATCTCGGACGCCGACGTCGAAGTCGTCGGCCGCATCGGCCGCGACCTGGGCTTCGGTGACCTCGCGGGCAACGACTTCGACGTGCGCGTCCGCGACGCCGACGCCCCGGAGAACGCCGCGGCCGTCACCGCCGAGTTGGGGGCGTTCCTGACGGGCGAGGAACCGGTGGGCGGCGAGGGCGACGCCGACGGCGACACAGCGACCGACGGCCCCGTCCCGGTGGCCGTCCCGAACTACTTCGGCCACCAGCGGTTCGGCAGTCGCCGCCCGGTCACGCACGAGGTGGGCCTGCACGTCGTCCGCGGCGAATGGCGCGAGGCGGTGCTCTCGTACGTCGGCAACCCCGCCGACGCCGAACCCGAGGGGACGCAGGCGGCCCGCCGGTTCGTCGACGAACAGGCCGACTCGCCGGACCCCGACTGGCACGCCGCCCTCGACGAGATGCCGCACCGCCTGCGCTACGAACGGTCGATGCTGCACCGACTCGCCGACGAGGGCGACGAGACGGACGACGACTGGCGGCACGCCCTCGAAGCCGTCCCCCGGAACCTCCAGCGACTGTTCGTCAACGCCGCGCAGTCGTACGCGTTCAACCGCATCCTCTCGGAACGCCTCGAACGCGGCCTGCCGCTCACCCGCCCCGTCGAGGGCGACGTCGTCTGCTTCGCCGACCGGGACGCACCCGAGAGACTGTCCCGCGCCGACCCCGACCGGACGCAGGTGGCGACGGGCCGCCGCGTCGAGGTGATGGCCCGCCACTGCGAACGCGGCCGCGCGTTCGTCACCGCGCCCCTCGTCGGCACCGACACCGAGTTGGCCGAGGGGGAGGCGGGCGAGGTCGAACGCGCCGTGCTGGACGAGTTGGACCTCGCCCCGTCGGACTTCGACCTGCCGGGCGAGTTCGACTCCTCGGGGACGCGCCGGGCGGTCCTCCTCCGGACGGACGTGGAGACGGCGGTGGACGCCGACGACGACGCCTACGAACTCTCCTTCTCGCTCCCGTCGGGGTCGTACGCGACGGTGCTCCTGCGGGAGTACCTGAAGACGACGCCGCAGGACCTCTGA
- a CDS encoding PAS domain-containing sensor histidine kinase — protein sequence MDDFAASETGQTLLQVLENVNDVITVRDAETGETLAVSGAVEEMYGYTPAEFRELSIADYSAGPPKYTEGRAKELISEARETGETSFEWKAERADGSEFWTEINISRTELDGRPVLVNVVRDITERKVRELELERRDRLISLISDPVFTFDENDEIDYVNDATLRLTGHSREELLGSHPREVAASGDQSMEHLEAIHDLVDSEEESIRLEGTITREDGSERTIESHMALLPPNEDGSFGGAVGVARDITRRKRREEKLERFASVLSHDLKNPLNAAMAQLTLLREVEGCDNEYVDTVEDLTDRMAEIIDDVLTLTREGKYVTDPERFPLGDVVAEAWNTVTAEAATLAADGELGTVEGDRQRVRRLLENLFSNATRHGGDDVTVTVDPLPDGFAVADDGPGIPAEERDDVFEYGYSTADDGTGFGLNIVAEIADAHDWNVVAAESESGGARFEITGVNGGTPPE from the coding sequence ATGGACGACTTCGCCGCCTCCGAGACGGGCCAGACGCTTCTCCAGGTGCTGGAGAACGTCAACGACGTCATCACGGTCCGAGACGCGGAGACCGGCGAAACGCTCGCAGTCAGCGGTGCCGTCGAGGAGATGTACGGCTACACGCCCGCGGAGTTCCGCGAACTCTCCATCGCCGACTACAGCGCGGGTCCGCCGAAGTACACCGAAGGGCGGGCGAAGGAACTGATTTCGGAGGCGCGCGAGACGGGAGAGACGAGTTTCGAGTGGAAGGCCGAACGCGCCGACGGCAGCGAATTCTGGACCGAGATAAACATCTCGCGGACCGAACTCGACGGGCGGCCCGTCCTCGTGAACGTCGTCCGCGACATCACCGAGCGAAAGGTGCGCGAACTCGAACTCGAACGGCGCGACCGCCTCATCTCGCTCATCTCCGACCCGGTGTTCACGTTCGACGAGAACGACGAGATAGACTACGTGAACGACGCGACGCTTCGACTCACGGGACACTCGCGCGAGGAGTTGCTCGGGTCGCATCCGCGGGAGGTGGCCGCTTCCGGGGACCAGTCGATGGAGCACCTCGAGGCGATTCACGACCTCGTCGACTCCGAGGAGGAGTCGATTCGACTCGAAGGCACCATCACCCGCGAGGACGGCAGCGAACGGACCATCGAGTCGCACATGGCGCTGTTGCCGCCGAACGAGGACGGGTCGTTCGGCGGCGCGGTGGGCGTCGCCCGCGACATCACGCGCCGGAAGCGCCGCGAGGAGAAACTCGAACGGTTCGCGAGCGTCCTCAGCCACGACCTGAAGAACCCGCTGAACGCCGCGATGGCGCAGTTGACGCTCCTCCGCGAGGTCGAGGGCTGTGACAACGAGTACGTCGATACGGTCGAAGACCTCACCGACCGGATGGCCGAGATAATCGACGACGTCCTGACGCTCACGCGGGAGGGCAAGTACGTCACCGACCCCGAGCGGTTCCCTCTCGGCGACGTCGTCGCGGAGGCGTGGAACACGGTGACCGCCGAGGCGGCGACGCTCGCCGCGGACGGGGAGTTGGGGACCGTCGAGGGCGACAGACAGCGCGTCCGCCGCCTGCTGGAGAACCTGTTCAGCAACGCCACCCGTCACGGGGGCGACGACGTGACCGTCACCGTCGACCCCCTGCCGGACGGGTTCGCCGTCGCCGACGACGGACCGGGCATCCCCGCCGAAGAACGCGACGACGTGTTCGAGTACGGCTACTCCACGGCCGACGACGGGACGGGGTTCGGACTCAACATCGTCGCCGAGATAGCGGACGCCCACGACTGGAACGTCGTCGCCGCCGAGAGCGAGTCCGGCGGTGCGCGCTTCGAGATTACCGGCGTGAACGGCGGAACACCGCCGGAGTGA
- the pth2 gene encoding peptidyl-tRNA hydrolase Pth2: protein MKQAIVARADLGMSRGKLAAQVAHASLSAFEDADRTARTEWKGSGQKKVVLKANGEEALFRLADEAERRGLPHAVVRDAGHTQLDPGTVTCLAVGPGRDDLVDEVTGDLSLY from the coding sequence ATGAAGCAGGCCATCGTCGCGCGGGCCGACCTCGGGATGAGTCGCGGGAAACTCGCCGCACAGGTCGCCCACGCGAGTCTCTCGGCGTTCGAGGACGCCGACCGCACGGCGCGGACGGAGTGGAAGGGGTCCGGTCAGAAGAAGGTCGTCCTGAAGGCGAACGGCGAGGAGGCGCTGTTCCGCCTGGCGGACGAGGCCGAACGCCGGGGCCTCCCGCACGCCGTCGTCCGCGACGCCGGACACACGCAACTGGACCCAGGGACCGTTACCTGCCTCGCCGTCGGCCCGGGGCGCGACGACCTCGTGGACGAGGTGACCGGGGACCTCTCTCTCTACTGA